The Pseudomonas pergaminensis nucleotide sequence CCCTGGGCGCCCTGGCGTTGTTTGACCTGTTCAGCTTGCTCAACCTCCAGTCGATCAAGAGCGGCGACGGGGTGCTGATTCTCTCGGCGTTGACCGGCTACTCGCTGCTTTGCCTGTTTACCAACATGATTTCGATCCGCTACCGGGCCAATAAGGCCTTGCCGTTGTCGGCATTCATCATGAACGTCATCCGCATGCTGGAATGGTCGGCTGCGTTGCTGTGCGCTTACCTGAGCCACAGCCTGGTCGCCACCAGCCTGGTGCTGTTGGCCGTGCGCGCGACGGGCATCGTCAGCAAGAACCTGATCGCCAACCGGTTGGGGATTGCCTTGTGTTTCAACGTTTCTGCGATCGGCAGGCGGGCATTTGTGACGTTGATCAAACCGTCACTGGCTTCGCTGGCCTTTCCGATTGGCCTGGCGTTGAACGTGCAGGGGCTGATCATTCTGTTGTCGGTGCTGCTGTCTCCGGCGCACGCGGCGATATTCGGTTTGTACCGCACGATTTCCAGGGTGTTGGTGCAGTTCTCGACCGTGGTGAACCAATCCCTATGGCCGGAGATTTCATATGCGTTCTCCATCGGTGACAACCAACTGGTCCGCAAAATGATCCGCTATGCCTTGCGGTTCTCGCTGCCCATCGCCTGTGTGCTAGGCGCGCTGATGGTGATATTCGGCGGGACGATCTTTGATGTGTGGTCGGGCCGCAAAGACGATTATTCCTCCAGCATCATGCTGGTGCTGATCATCGGTGCGCTGACCCACGTGGCCTGGCAGGTGTATTGGGTGGCGCTGATGGCCACCGCATCCTATTCGTCGTTTGCCGTGGTGTTCATGCTGGTATCGGTCGCCAGCAGTCTGGCGGTGTTCTACCTGGCACCGGACTATGGCCTGCTCGGTGTCTGCTATGTGTTGGTGGCCACCGAAGTCGTCCTGTTCTGCTTTGCCAGGCGCGGTTTCCATCGTCTTGAACTGAGGATGGCCCGTGCTGATTAATCACCTGATCCGCCATCGATTGAAAGTCAGCCTGCTGACGCCTGAGGGGCTCAAGTACCTGGCCAAGCGCGTGCTGTTGCTGGGCCGCTTGCTCAAGGCCGATCGCCGCCAGCGCACGTTGCGCCGACAGGGGGCCAGCCTGGCTCCGCTGGTGATGATCAATGCCGTGGAATTCGAAGGCTCCATCGCGTGTTTCAGCGTGGGCACCGGCAGCTTTATCGGCAAGCGCACCTTTATCCAATTGCACGCCGCCGTCCGTGTGGGCGCCCATGTGGCGATCAATGAAGGCGTGCGTATTCTCACGGGTACCCATGGCCTGGATGATCCTGCCTGGCGCTTGAAAGTCGCCCCGGTGGTGATCGGCGACTACGCCTGGGTCGCCACCGACGCGATCATCCTGCCGGGCGTGACGATCGGTGAAGGTGCCGTCGTCGGTGCCGGCAGTGTGGTTGGGCGCAATGTGGCGCCGTACAGCGTGGTAGCGGGCAATCCGGCACGGGTCATCAGGTCGCGTGGTGCGCATGCGTTTACCTACAGCCCGGTCCGCTCAAGTGCCGTCGTCGAAGCCTGGATGGGTAAATAAGATGATTCTGGTCGCTCATCCCGTTGGTAATCAGAATGTCCGCGCGTTGCTGCGCGCGTTGAATCAACGGCAGTTGCTGCACTCGTTCCATACCTCGCTGGCACTGCATAAGGGGTCGTTCCTCTGCCGTCTGCCGGTGGTGGGCAAGGAGTGCCTGCGGCGTACGTTCGATCAGGTCGATGGCGCGTTGCTGCATAGTTACCCGCGTTATGACGTGCCGCGTGTGATCTGCGACAAACTGAAGTGGTATCGCCTGACACGCCGCAACACCGGCATCTTCTGCCCGGAAAACGTCTACAACCACATTGACCAGGCCAGCGCCGGTTTCCTCTACAACACCCCGCGCAAACCCAGCCAGGTGTACGGCTATGACGGCAAGTGCCTGGGCTTGTTCAGCGCCGCCCGCGACATCGGCGACATCACCCTCAATTATGAGGCGGCCTTCGGCTCCATCGCCTACGCCTGCAGGATGCTTGAGCATGAGCGCGAGGCCAACCCTGCCTGGCGTGCCAGCATTCCCGATATCAGCGATGACACCATGCGCAAACAGACGGCCGAGTTGGCCTTGGCAGACCGGATCATAGTGGCGAGTACCTTTGCCAAGCGCACCCTGGGTGAGCACGGCGTTGCGCCAGGCAAGGTTGCGATCACGCCCTATGGCGCGCCGGCGCCGATGGTGCGTCATGAAGCAAGCGCCCGGCCAGGTGCACGACTGAAAGTGATTTATGTCGGCGCGCTGACCCAGCAAAAGGGCATTTCGTACTTTTTCGACGCGTTGAATCTTGCGGCGAGCAGCGTTGCCCTGGACGTCACGGTGATCGGTGGCGACTACGCCAACGGTCGCAACCCCGTGCTCAATGCCGAGCTGAAAAAGTACCAGTGGTTCAGTTCCGCGTCCCACGATGACGTTATCCGCCACTTGCTGGAGGCCGATGTGCTGGTGCTGCCGTCGGTCGCCGAGGCGTTTGGCCTGGTGGTAGGTGAAGCCTTGTCCACGGGCACAGCGGTGATCGTGTCGCAGAACTGCGGTGCGGCCGACCTGGTCGTCGAGGGTTTCAACGGTTATGTGGTGCCGATCCGTTCTGCCGAAGCGATCGCCAGCCGTCTGGTTGAGCTGGCCGAAGACAAGGACAAGCTCAGGGCGTTGCAGCACAACGCTGTGTTGTCTGCCGGTGGAACCACCTGGGACAGCTACGCCAGGGAGGTGATGGATGCAATCCTTGGCCATTCCTGACAGGGTCAGCCTGCATGAGCGCTACCGCACGCGGGTGGTCAGCGCCTTCGTGCTTATCTACCTGTTCATCCTGTTCGAAGGGGTCTTGCGCAAGTGGGTGATGCCGAGCCTCAGTTCGGTCATCTATTTCATCAAGGACCCGATCGTCCTTTACATCTACTGGTGCGCCTACCGGTTCGGTTTTTTCTCGAAAAACCTGGTGTCGGCCTACTTTGTCGTGCTGGTCATGGTGTTCTTCCTGCTGGTGGCCGCGTTTCTGTTGAGCAGCCCTGAAGGCTTCGTCATCTACGGCTACGGCGTGCGCAACTACCTGCTGTATTTCCCGTTGATATTTGTCGCTGGCAAGACGCTCAGGTTGACGGATGTCTATCGGTTCGCCCGTATCACGCTGTTCGCGGCGATCCCGATCAGCGTGCTGGTGGTGCTGCAGTATTCGTCCGGACCCCAGGCGTATGTGAACAAAGGCATTGGTGATGATGACTTCATTTTCATGATTGCCGACGGTGTCGTGCGGCCCTACGGCACCTTCACGTTCACGGCCGGGCATGTGGTGTACGTGTCGGCCTGCTTTGCATTCCTGGTCGCGGCGGTGTTTGACAAGGCCTTGTTCCGTGCCGTGTTCGCCCGGCGCTATGGGCTGTTTGGCGTGTCGGCGGCTGCGGTGGCGGTGATGTGTTTTCTCACGGGGTCCAGGGCGATCTATGCGTACGCTGCGATTGTGCTGCTGGCGGCGTTGATGGTCGCCTTGATCAAGAAATCGCAACGCAACCTGTTGTCGTTGTTTTTCCTGGCGGCCGCGTTGTTTGTCAGCCTGCTGATCTTCATGTCCACCGACAGCTACCAGGTGCTGGTGGAGCGCAACCGCAGCGCCGTGGCCAGTGAAGGCTCGCCGGTCACTCGCGCGTTCTCCAGCCTGTATGCGTTCACGCGTGTGGTCGATGACGCGCCGTTGTGGGGCCACGGGATAGGTTCGGGCACCAACGCCGCCTCGACGATCCTGCGCGCAGGGCGGGAGCAGGGCGCAGGTTTTTTACTGGCCGAAGATGAATGGTCACGCATCGTGCTGGAAATGGGCCTGCCCGCCGGGCTGATGTTCATCCTGTTCAGGATCTTCGTGCTGCTTTGGTTACTGCTCAAGTCCTACACGGCGCTGGTCAGGCAAGGCACCGGGGTGCCGTTGCTGCTGTGCGGTTTCCTGGCGCCGATCCTGTTCAACGGGGTCATGACCATGCAGGGCACATTCCTGGCGTTTGGCGTGCTGTATGCCTGCCTGATTCTCGCGGCCTGCAAGAAAACCTGAACCTACTTAATGCATCAGCGGACGACAGCACGTGAAGTTACTAAGAATCATCTCTTCGGTCAGACCGGAAAAAGGCGGCCCGATCAACGCGGCCCGGGAAATCGACACGGTGCTCGCCCAGGAGGGGCATCGCGTGGATGTCCTGACGCTGGATGCCGAGTTCGCGGTGGACTATCCCGGCACCGTGCATTTCATGGGGCCAAGCCGATTCGGCTACGGCTTGAACGGCAACATCCGCGAATGGCTGGAGCAGCACGCCCGGCACTATGATTTTTTCATTATCAACGGCTTGTGGCAGTACCACGGGTTTGTCGCCCGCCAGGTGCTGAACAAGTTGGGACGACCTTACATCGTGTATACCCACGGCATGCTGGATCCCTGGTTCAAGCACGAATACCCGCTCAAGCATCTGAAGAAATGGCTCTACTGGCCATGGGGCGAATACCGGGTGCTGAGGGATGCGCGGCGCGTGGTGTTTACCAGTGAAGAAGAGCAAATCCGCGCGCGTGAGTCGTTCTGGCTGTATCGCGCCCATGAAACGATCACGGCGTATGGCACTGCCAGCCCACCGGCCGATGGGGCGCGCCTGGCGCGGGACTTCATCACCGGTCACCCGGAACTCAAGGGCAAGCGGGTAGTGCTGTTCCTGAGTCGCATCCATAAGAAGAAGGGGTGCGACCACCTGCTGCAGGCATTTGCCCAGGTCGCCGGGCAAGACGAGCGGCTGCACCTGGTCATGGCCGGCCCCGATCAGGGCGGTTGGGTACAGGCGCTGCAGGATCAGGCCGAAAAGTCGGGCATTGCCCATCGCATCAGCTGGCCCGGCATGTTGCAGGGGACTGCAAAGTGGGGCGCGTTTTACGCCGCCGAAGTGTTTTGCCTGCCTTCGCACCAGGAAAATTTCGGCGTGGTGGTGGCGGAAGCGCTGGCGTGCGGCAAGCCCGTGCTGATCAGCAACAAGGTCAATATCTGGCGTGAAATCGACAAGGATCGCGTGGGCTTTGTCAGTGACGACACCGCCGACGGCGCCCTGCACAACCTGCAACGCTGGTTGCAGCTGGATGCGCCCGCTTACACGCAAATGTCCGAGCGGGCCAGGGCGTGCTTTGCCGAACGCTTTCATATCCGTCGCGGTGCGCAGCGCTTGCTGGAGATTGTGCGGGAGTGCTTCCCGTGATTCTTCAAGGCAATGACCCGCACCGTTCAGCCTCGTTCTCATTGGGCCATCGGCTGCGCCGCCAGCTCTGGAACATGGTGTACGTGGCGCTGTTCCGCACCAGCCCGCGCCCGTTCCATGCGTGGAGGGCCTTTCTGCTGCGGCTGTTCGGTGCGCGGTTGGGCAAGGGGGTGCACGTGTATCCACGGGCCAAGGTCTGGGCGCCCTGGAACCTGGAGCTGGGTGACCATGTCGGCATTGCCGATGGCACCACGTTGTACAGCATGGCGTTGATCCGCATTGGGCGCTACAGCGTGGTTTCCCAGGGCGCGCATTTGTGCGGCGGCTCCCACGACTACAACAGCAAGAACTTCCAGCTGTATGCAAAACCCATCGTGCTGGGGGAGCACGTGTGGGTGTGTGCCGAGGCGTTCATCACCCCAGGCGTCAGTGTGGCTGACGGCGTGGTGGTGGGGGCCCGCACCCTGGTGATCAAGAGCATCGCGCAGCCGTGGACCGTGCATGCCGGGCATCCGTCCCGCCATATCGGCCTGCGTACCCAGCATGTGCAGGAGCCCACGCCATGAAGCGCGAAACCATCACCGTGATCATCCTCACCTACAACGAAAGCCTGCACATCGCCCGGGCCATCGACTCGGTGCGGGCTTTCAGCGACGAAGTGCTGGTGGTGGACTCATTCTCCACCGACAGCACCTGCGACATCGCCCGTGCCCATGGCGCGTGGGTGGTGCAGCACCCGTTCGTCAACCAGGCCAAGCAGTTCCAGTGGGCGCTGGACAACCTGCCGATCACCGGCAACTGGACGCTGCGCCTGGATGCCGACGAGATCATCGAGGCCGATCTCGCTGCCGAGATCAACGCACGCTTGCCGACGTTGGCCAGCGATATCACCGGCATCAACTTCAAGCGCAAGCACATTTTCATGGGGCGCTGGGTGCGGCATGGCGGGCGTTACCCGTTGCGGATGCTACGGCTGTGGCGCACCGGGTTCGGGCGCATGGAAGACCGCTGGATGGACGAGCACATCTCGGTGGCCGAGGGTCGCACCATCACTCTGGAAGGTGGGTTCGCCGACCATAACTTGCATGACTTGACCTTCTTCACCCACAAGCACAACCAGTACGCCACCCGCGAAGCGATTGAAGTGCTCAACACGCGGCTGGGGTTGTTTGCGATCCGCGATGAACTGCACACGGGGCAGAGTTCGTTCCAGGCCAAGGCCAAGCGCCTGATCAAGAACCGCCTCTATAACCGCGTGCCGTTCACCCTGAGTTCGACCGCCTATTTCTTGTGGCGCTACATCATCCAGCTGGGGTTTCTCGATGGCCGCAGCGGCCTGGTCTATCACCTGCTCCAGGGCTATTGGTACCGCTTCCTGGTGGGCGCCAAGGTGCTGGAGCTGGAAACCGCAATTGCCCATTTAAACGATAAGGAAGCCATTGTCCGGGAACTCTCAAAGTTGACCGGCCATAACTTGAACCTGCCCAAACAGAAGTAACTGACCGTTTTTAACAAACACCCAAGTTTGGGTGTCGGCCTTCGCTCGCCTATCAATCGGGAGACAGACATGAACAAAGTTGCGCTTATCACCGGTATTACCGGCCAGGATGGCTCGTACCTGGCGGAGCTGCTGCTGGAAAAAGGCTATACGGTGCACGGCCTCAAGCGCCGTTCGTCGTCGTTCAATACCCAGCGCATCGATCATATTTACCAGGACCCGCAGGCCCTGCATAAAAACCTGATCCTACACTACGGCGACCTGGCGGACTCGTCGAACTTGACGCGCATCATCCAGCAGGTCCAGCCCGACGAAATCTACAACCTCGGAGCGCAATCCCATGTGGCGGTGAGCTTCGATTCACCGGAATACACCGCCGATGTGGACGCCCTGGGCACCTTGCGTATTCTTGAAGCGATCCGCCTGTTGGGCCTGGAAAAAAAGACCCGCTTCTACCAGGCCTCGACCTCCGAGTTGTATGGCTTGGTGCAGGAAACCCCGCAGAAGGAAACCACGCCGTTCTACCCGCGCTCGCCCTATGCGGTAGCCAAGTTGTACGCCTACTGGATCACCGTGAACTTCCGTGAAGCCTACGGCCTGTATGCGTGCAACGGCATCCTGTTCAACCACGAGTCGCCACGCCGCGGGGAAACCTTCGTGACGCGCAAGATCACCCGCGCCCTGACCAACATCGCGCTGGGCCTGGAGCCGTGCCTGTACATGGGCAACATGGATGCCCTGCGCGACTGGGGGCATGCCAAGGACTATGTGCGCATGCAGTGGATGATGTTGCAGCAGGACAGCCCGCAAGATTTCGTGATCGCCACCGGTGTGCAGTATTCGGTGCGTGACTTCATTCGCTGGTCGGCGGCGGAGCTTGGGCTACGCCTGCGCTTTGTGGGTGAAGGCGTGGAGGAGGTGGCGGTGGTCGAGCACATCGACGGCGACCTGGCGCCGGGCATTCTGGTGGGCGACGTGATTGTCCGGGTGGACCCGCGTTACTTCCGCCCGGCCGAGGTGGAGACGCTGCTGGGCGACCCGTTCAAGGCCAAGCGCGTGCTCGGTTGGGTGCCTGAAATCAGTGCGCAGGCGATGTGTGCGGAGATGGTCCGCGAAGACCTCAAGATCGCCCAGCGCCACGCCTTGCTGCGCCTGCACGGGCATGACGCACCGATTGCGGTGGAGAACTGAACATGGCACGTGATCTTGATGCGCGGATTTTTGTCGCCGGCCATCGCGGCATGGTCGGTTCGGCCATCGTGCGGCGCCTCTGGGCGTTGGGCTATACGCAGATACTCACGGCGGGCCGCGATGAACTGGACCTGCTCGACCCGGCGGCCGTGCAGGCGTACTTCGCCAGGCACCGTATCGACCAGGTGTACCTGGCGGCCGCCAAGGTGGGTGGGATTCATGCCAACGCCACATACCCGGCCGACTTCATCTACCAGAACCTGATGATCCAGGCCAATGTGATCCACGCTGCCCACAGCCATGACGTGCAGCAACTGTTGTTCCTCGGCTCGTCATGCATCTATCCGGTGCATGCGCCGCAACCGATGATCGAAGCGGTGTTGCTGGACGGTGCACTGGAACCCACCAACGAGCCCTACGCCGTGGCCAAGATCGCCGGGATCAAGCTGTGCGAAAGCTACAACCGCCAGCACGGCCGCGATTACCGCAGTGTGATGCCGACCAATCTGTATGGGCCGGGCGATAACTACCATCCGCAAAACAGCCATGTGATCGCCGCCTTGTTACGGCGCTTCCACGAAGCGACCCAGCGCGGCGATGACGAGGTGGTGATCTGGGGCAGTGGCCGACCGCGACGGGAATTCTTGCACGTGGATGAGATGGCGGCGGCCAGCGTGCATGTGATGGAACTCGATGCGGCGCGCTACCGCGAACAGACCCAGCCGATGCGCTCGCACCTGAACGTAGGCACCGGCGTGGATTGCACCATCGCCGAGTTGGCCGAGGCGCTGGTGCGGGTCACCGGCTTCCAGGGGCGCCTGCGTTTCGACACCGACAAACCCGACGGTGCGCCGCGCAAGTTGCTCGATGTCAGCCGTATCAACGCCCTTGGCTGGGAAGCCTACGTGCCGCTGGAGGAGGGCTTGCGTGACGCCTACAACGCCTATCTCGCGGCGCTCGAACAGCCTCGGGGCCAGTGATGAAAGTGCTTTTGTACGGCATCAATTACAGCCCGGAGCTGACCGGTATCGGCAAGTACAGCGGTGAACAGGCGCGCTGGCTGGCGGCGCAAGGTCATCAGGTCCGCGTAGTCACGGCGCCGCCGTATTACCCGCAGTGGCAGGTGGGCGAGGGCTATTCGCCGTGGCGTTTTCGTACCGAGCTGGATGCCGGCGTGACGGTGATCCGTTGTCCGCTTTACGTACCGCGCCAGCCCACGGCGATGACGCGTCTGCTGCACCTGATGAGTTTTTCCGCCAGCTCGTGTGTGGCGGTGCTGGGGCAACTGCGCTGGAAGCCGGACCTGGTGATCCTGGTGGTGCCCACGCTGTTCTGTGCGCCCCAGGCGTTGCTGTTGGCCAAGCTCAGTGGCGCGCGGTCGGTGTTGCATGTCCAGGACTATGAAGTGGATGCGATGCTCGGCCTGGGCATTGGCGGCGGTTCGCTGTTGCGGCGCCTGGCGTTGGGTGTGGAGCGCTGGCTGCTGCGGCGCTTTGATCGGGTCTCGACGATTTCCAGCGGCATGCTCCACAAGGCACGGGGCAAGGGCGTGTACAGCCAGCGGCTGATGTTCTTTCCGAACTGGTCGGAGACCGCACGCTTTCGCGATGTGCCGCGCGACCGCGCGTTGCTGCAACGCCTGGGCGTGCCGCCGGGAACCAAGGTGTTGTTGTACTCCGGCAACCTCGGCGAGAAGCAAGGCCTGGAGCTGATCCTCGATGCCGCCCAGGCCCATGCCCAGCGCACGGAGTGGGTGTTCCTGATCGTCGGCCAGGGCACCGGCAAGGCGCGTCTGCTCGAACGTGTACAGCGTGACGGGCTGCGCAATGTGCTGTTCGCGCCGTTGCAGGCCTACGAGGACTTGCCGGCGCTGCTGGCCTCGGCCGACGTGCACCTGGTGATCCAGAAGCGCGGCGTTGCAGATGCGGTGTTGCCGTCCAAACTCACCAACATTCTGGCCGTGGGCGGCAACGCAATTATCACCGCCGACCCCGATACCACCCTCGGCCGCCTGTGCGAGGAACATCAGGGCATTGCGGTGTTGATCGAGCCGGAATCGGTCACGGCACTGAGCACGGGTATCGAGCGGGCACTGGCAATGCCGACGCGTAATGAGGTGGCGTTGAATTACGCCAAGGAGTTCCTCGACAAGGAACGCATTCTGCAACGTTTTCTGGCACAGGTTTGATGGATATGTGGCTTGATTTACCGACCTTCCAAACGGTCGTGGCTTCGACGCCGTTGGTGGCGATTGACCTAGCGGTGAGAAACAGCCGTGGCGAAGTCTTGCTCGGTTTGCGCGTCAACCGGCCAGCCTTTGGTTTCTGGTTCGTGCCCGGGGGGCGTATCCGCAAGAACGAAAGCCTCGACAGCGCGTTCCGGCGCATCACCGGCGAAGAGCTGGGACGCACGTTTGAACGCGCCAATGCGCGTCTGCTCGGGGTGTACGAGCACTTCTACGATGACGGCGTGTTCGCCAATGCCGGCAGCGGGCCGGATACCCACTATGTGGTGCTCGGTTATTGCCTGGACCTGGAAGATGGGCAGATTCTCTTGCTGCCCACCGAGCAACATCAGCAGTACCGTTGGTGGCCACAGGATGAACTGCGCTTCAGCCCGCGCGTGCATGAAAACAGCCGCGCCTATTTTTGACGCTCTGCCTCGAGGATGCATTTATGTTGTTACCCGTGATCATGGCGGGCGGTTCGGGGTCGCGCCTGTGGCCGCTGTCGCGGCAACTGAACCCCAAGCAGTTCCTGCGCCTGACCGATGCGCACCTGTCGATGCTGCAGCAGACCATCCAGCGCCTGGAGGGCGCCAATGTCGCCTTGCCGCAGTTGATCTGTAACGAGCAGCATCGTTTCCTAGTGGCCGAGCAGTTGCGCCAGCTCGGCATGGAGCAGGCGAGCATCCTGCTGGAGCCGGTTGGGCGCAACACCGCGCCGGCCATCGCCCTGGCGGCGTGCAAGGCGGTTGCCGAGGACCAGGACCCGATCCTGCTGGTGCTGGCCGCCGACCATTTGATCGAAGATGTGCCCGCGTTCCATGCCAGCCTCGAAGTGGCGCTGCCCCTGGCCAGGGCCGGCAAGCTGGTGACCTTCGGCATCACCCCGACCTGCGCGCATACCGGCTATGGCTACATCGAGCAGGGCACGGCGGTGGGCGAGGGCAGTTACCGGGTCAAGCGCTTTGTCGAGAAGCCGGACGCCGCCACGGCCGCGCAGTATGTGGCGAGCGGTTATTACGCCTGGAACAGCGGCATGTTCATGTTCCGCGCCAGCCGCTACTTGGCAGAACTCGAACGCTTCCAGCCGGCCATGCTCGAAGCCTGCCGCGTGGCGCTGGAGGGCGGTAGCCAGGACCTGCCGTTTACCCGCGTGCATGCGGCAACCTTCGCCACCTGTCCGGACGACTCCATCGACTACGCCGTGATGGAAAAAACCGATGACGCGGTGATGGTGCCCTTGCACGCCGGCTGGAGCGATATCGGCTCGTGGTCGGCCCTGTGGGAGGCCAGTGCAAAAGACGCCGGCGGCAATGTGCTGCGCGGTGATGGGTTGCTGCTCGATACCCGCGATAGCTATGTGCACGCCGACAGCCGCCTGGTCGCCACCGTCGGGGTGCACGACTTGATCATCGTCGAGACCAAGGACGCCGTGCTGGTGGCTCACAAGGAGCAGGTGCAGCAGGTCAAGGGGATCGTCGATCAGCTTAAGCAGGCCGGGCGGCACGAGCACCTCAACCACCGAGAGGTGTATCGGCCGTGGGGCATGTATGACTCGGTGGACAGCGGCGCGCGGTATCAGGTCAAACGCATCACCGTGAAGCCGGGAGCCAAATTGTCGGTGCAGATGCATCACCACCGCGCCGAACACTGGATCGTGGTCAGCGGCACGGCCCGGGTCACCAATGGCGAGCAGACCTACCTGGTCGCGGAAAACCAGTCGACCTATATCCCCATCGGCCAGGTGCATGCGCTGGAGAATCCTGGGGTGATTCCTTTGGAGTTGATCGAAGTGCAGTCGGGGTCTTATCTGGGCGAAGACGACATTGTCCGGTTTGAAGACAAGTACGGCAGGGCCTGAAGTTTCCGACAATTAATAACGTTCCGAATAACTTCAAACATCGGCAATGCAGTGAGGGCCGGGCACTTTGCCGGTAAAACGTTATTTTCAACTAATGCACCTGGAAGTTACCCGTCTGGTGCGCTGTTTAGTTGGATGGCACTATCGGCCCGGCTACTCACTGACGATAAGGAGTCTGTTATGAGAAAAGCACTGGCGGTTATTGTGCTCAGTGTCATGAGTACGACGGTGTTGGCCGACGAGTTGCCGTTAGGGCTCAGTACCAAGGTCGCGGGTTCGGTGACAGTCGGGGAAACCCTGCTGGTCGCCAGCGCCATTGTTGCCGGCGTGGCGGCTGCGTCCAACAGCGGCGGCAGTTCCAACGGCGGCACCACCACCGGGACCACCGGTACGACCGGAACCACCGGCACCGGCAACTGATCCACCACCTTCCGCTTTTCAGACTGCTTGGATTCCCCACCCGAGTAGTCTTTTTTTCTTGTCGTTTATCGCGAGTGTCCGAGCACTATGATGCGTATTTTTTCTGTGGCGGCCGTGGCCGCTGCATTGTTACAGGGCTGCATGTTCGCACCGGGCCAATACATGGACACGGCGGCGTTGACTGAAAGTGGCGGCGCGCAAAACAGCCGGGTGGATTTGATTCCGATCACACCAAAGTTACTTGCCATGGACGCGGCCAGCCAAGTGCCTTATTCCATTCCTGCGGAACTATTGAGTTATAAGCCGGGCCCGTATTTGATCGGCGCCAATGACGCGTTGTATATCACTGTATGGGATCACCCTGAACTCACGGCACCGTCCGGCCCGCAACAACAGATCGACGCCAACGGCCGCTTGGTCAGCCCCGAGGGCAACCTGTTCTACCCCTACGTGGGTGAGTTGGTTGCCAAGGGTCGATCCATTGAAGCGCTGCGCAGTGAGATCACCGACAAGCTGCGCCAATACATCGATAGCCCCCAGGTGGACGTCAGCGTACTGCGCTTCGCCAGCCAGCGCGTGGTGATCACCGGCGCGGTGGCCAAGGCCGGGCCGGTGCCGATCACCACCATCCCGTTGAACGTGATGGAAGCCATGGGCGCCGCCGGGATCGACCCGCTCAATGCCGATCTGTCCAACCTCACGCTCAGCCGCGGCGGCAAGCGCTACACCCTGGACCTCGACACGCTCAACCTGGCGCAGTCGCGCCTGAACGACATCTACCTCAAGGAC carries:
- the gmd gene encoding GDP-mannose 4,6-dehydratase, which encodes MNKVALITGITGQDGSYLAELLLEKGYTVHGLKRRSSSFNTQRIDHIYQDPQALHKNLILHYGDLADSSNLTRIIQQVQPDEIYNLGAQSHVAVSFDSPEYTADVDALGTLRILEAIRLLGLEKKTRFYQASTSELYGLVQETPQKETTPFYPRSPYAVAKLYAYWITVNFREAYGLYACNGILFNHESPRRGETFVTRKITRALTNIALGLEPCLYMGNMDALRDWGHAKDYVRMQWMMLQQDSPQDFVIATGVQYSVRDFIRWSAAELGLRLRFVGEGVEEVAVVEHIDGDLAPGILVGDVIVRVDPRYFRPAEVETLLGDPFKAKRVLGWVPEISAQAMCAEMVREDLKIAQRHALLRLHGHDAPIAVEN
- the fcl gene encoding GDP-L-fucose synthase; translation: MARDLDARIFVAGHRGMVGSAIVRRLWALGYTQILTAGRDELDLLDPAAVQAYFARHRIDQVYLAAAKVGGIHANATYPADFIYQNLMIQANVIHAAHSHDVQQLLFLGSSCIYPVHAPQPMIEAVLLDGALEPTNEPYAVAKIAGIKLCESYNRQHGRDYRSVMPTNLYGPGDNYHPQNSHVIAALLRRFHEATQRGDDEVVIWGSGRPRREFLHVDEMAAASVHVMELDAARYREQTQPMRSHLNVGTGVDCTIAELAEALVRVTGFQGRLRFDTDKPDGAPRKLLDVSRINALGWEAYVPLEEGLRDAYNAYLAALEQPRGQ
- a CDS encoding glycosyltransferase WbuB encodes the protein MKVLLYGINYSPELTGIGKYSGEQARWLAAQGHQVRVVTAPPYYPQWQVGEGYSPWRFRTELDAGVTVIRCPLYVPRQPTAMTRLLHLMSFSASSCVAVLGQLRWKPDLVILVVPTLFCAPQALLLAKLSGARSVLHVQDYEVDAMLGLGIGGGSLLRRLALGVERWLLRRFDRVSTISSGMLHKARGKGVYSQRLMFFPNWSETARFRDVPRDRALLQRLGVPPGTKVLLYSGNLGEKQGLELILDAAQAHAQRTEWVFLIVGQGTGKARLLERVQRDGLRNVLFAPLQAYEDLPALLASADVHLVIQKRGVADAVLPSKLTNILAVGGNAIITADPDTTLGRLCEEHQGIAVLIEPESVTALSTGIERALAMPTRNEVALNYAKEFLDKERILQRFLAQV
- a CDS encoding GDP-mannose mannosyl hydrolase, with amino-acid sequence MWLDLPTFQTVVASTPLVAIDLAVRNSRGEVLLGLRVNRPAFGFWFVPGGRIRKNESLDSAFRRITGEELGRTFERANARLLGVYEHFYDDGVFANAGSGPDTHYVVLGYCLDLEDGQILLLPTEQHQQYRWWPQDELRFSPRVHENSRAYF
- a CDS encoding mannose-1-phosphate guanylyltransferase/mannose-6-phosphate isomerase, which codes for MLLPVIMAGGSGSRLWPLSRQLNPKQFLRLTDAHLSMLQQTIQRLEGANVALPQLICNEQHRFLVAEQLRQLGMEQASILLEPVGRNTAPAIALAACKAVAEDQDPILLVLAADHLIEDVPAFHASLEVALPLARAGKLVTFGITPTCAHTGYGYIEQGTAVGEGSYRVKRFVEKPDAATAAQYVASGYYAWNSGMFMFRASRYLAELERFQPAMLEACRVALEGGSQDLPFTRVHAATFATCPDDSIDYAVMEKTDDAVMVPLHAGWSDIGSWSALWEASAKDAGGNVLRGDGLLLDTRDSYVHADSRLVATVGVHDLIIVETKDAVLVAHKEQVQQVKGIVDQLKQAGRHEHLNHREVYRPWGMYDSVDSGARYQVKRITVKPGAKLSVQMHHHRAEHWIVVSGTARVTNGEQTYLVAENQSTYIPIGQVHALENPGVIPLELIEVQSGSYLGEDDIVRFEDKYGRA
- a CDS encoding polysaccharide biosynthesis/export family protein; translation: MMRIFSVAAVAAALLQGCMFAPGQYMDTAALTESGGAQNSRVDLIPITPKLLAMDAASQVPYSIPAELLSYKPGPYLIGANDALYITVWDHPELTAPSGPQQQIDANGRLVSPEGNLFYPYVGELVAKGRSIEALRSEITDKLRQYIDSPQVDVSVLRFASQRVVITGAVAKAGPVPITTIPLNVMEAMGAAGIDPLNADLSNLTLSRGGKRYTLDLDTLNLAQSRLNDIYLKDGDQLYLAYNDRKRIYVMGEVMQPRALTFKTRSMNLSDVLGSVGGVNQNTSNADAIYVIRGAQNIANEPAKVFQLEAASPSAMALATRFDVQPQDVVFVGPANITRWNRFISQLIPSATIVGIGASTQNNLSEASSR